In Trichocoleus desertorum NBK24, the following are encoded in one genomic region:
- a CDS encoding DUF4332 domain-containing protein, translated as MRTRDRHRSGSRPQPLRPCSWPIEQLPGLSQEDQTRLQAHGIHTTQQLLQQAATPAQKQHLAAQLQIHIQHVNKWVALADLAKIPSVGCQYCGLLLHAGVASCAQLAQTPLHRLHPQIMRLQVAMMQRPDLCPPVEAVAIWMQQARSLTASSMLKATESK; from the coding sequence ATGCGTACGCGCGATCGCCATCGTTCTGGGTCTCGGCCCCAACCGTTACGGCCCTGTAGCTGGCCCATTGAACAACTGCCAGGTCTGAGCCAGGAAGACCAAACTCGCTTACAGGCACACGGTATTCACACCACCCAACAGCTATTGCAGCAAGCCGCTACACCAGCTCAGAAACAGCACCTAGCGGCTCAATTACAAATCCATATTCAGCATGTGAATAAATGGGTGGCCTTGGCTGATCTAGCGAAGATTCCCAGTGTGGGGTGTCAGTACTGCGGTCTGCTCCTACATGCGGGAGTGGCTTCTTGCGCTCAACTAGCCCAAACCCCTTTGCATCGACTGCACCCCCAAATTATGCGGTTGCAAGTTGCCATGATGCAGCGACCAGACTTGTGCCCTCCTGTGGAAGCAGTGGCGATCTGGATGCAACAGGCGCGATCGCTCACAGCTAGTTCTATGCTGAAAGCAACCGAATCTAAATAG
- a CDS encoding YggT family protein encodes MNPSIALLTNTLATFLQIYTVLLIIRILLSWFPTISWSDPPFSIVSQLTDPYLNLFRSFIPPLGGMDFSPILAIFLLQFLTGIFSSLQQSSTYGF; translated from the coding sequence ATGAATCCCTCAATAGCGCTGCTAACCAATACCTTGGCTACTTTTCTGCAAATTTATACAGTTCTTTTGATTATTCGTATTCTTTTAAGCTGGTTTCCCACCATTAGCTGGTCCGATCCTCCCTTCTCAATCGTCAGCCAGCTCACCGATCCTTATCTCAACCTATTCCGCTCCTTCATTCCTCCTTTAGGTGGAATGGATTTCTCACCTATTTTGGCGATCTTCCTGCTGCAATTTTTGACAGGTATTTTTAGCAGCTTGCAGCAAAGTTCCACCTACGGGTTCTAA
- a CDS encoding superoxide dismutase yields MAFELPPLPYDYNALEPYISARTLEFHHDKHHAGYVANLNKFTQDTELADKSLEEVIKATFKNPDKVGVFNNAAQVWNHTFFWHSLKPSGGGSPSGALSDKINADFGSFDKFVEEFKNAATTQFGSGWAWLALDNGTLKVTKTPNAENPIAHGQTPLLTLDVWEHAYYLDYQNRRPDFIQAFLENVVNWDFVSQNLAAAA; encoded by the coding sequence ATGGCTTTTGAACTGCCCCCCTTACCTTACGACTACAACGCGCTAGAGCCTTATATCTCAGCGCGCACCCTAGAGTTCCACCACGACAAGCACCATGCGGGTTACGTCGCTAACCTGAACAAGTTCACCCAAGACACTGAACTGGCTGATAAATCTCTCGAAGAAGTGATCAAAGCCACCTTCAAAAACCCAGACAAAGTGGGCGTATTCAACAACGCCGCTCAAGTCTGGAACCACACCTTCTTCTGGCATAGCTTGAAGCCCAGTGGTGGTGGTTCTCCCAGCGGTGCACTGTCCGATAAAATCAATGCTGACTTTGGCAGCTTCGATAAGTTTGTCGAAGAGTTCAAGAACGCAGCAACAACCCAATTTGGTAGCGGTTGGGCTTGGTTAGCACTCGACAACGGCACCCTCAAAGTCACCAAGACTCCCAATGCCGAAAACCCGATTGCCCACGGCCAAACTCCCCTCCTAACCTTGGATGTGTGGGAGCATGCCTACTACCTCGACTACCAAAACCGTCGTCCTGACTTCATTCAAGCATTCCTAGAGAATGTCGTGAACTGGGACTTCGTTTCTCAAAACTTGGCAGCAGCGGCTTAG
- a CDS encoding winged helix-turn-helix domain-containing protein, translating to MEELAEFIRSNPDSRELKRALAVQMVSQGYTYFQIRDALHVSVGFISKWKQAFEEHGVLGLALQYQGSTGYLTPSQRQGVRDWLQQRNYWNLSELQQHIEQEYGAAFASKQSYYQLFAEAGISWKKTQKRNPKADPELVEKKTRNQGLAGTTSTGDCPGSLSRLVPG from the coding sequence ATGGAAGAACTCGCTGAGTTTATTCGGAGCAATCCTGACTCTCGTGAACTCAAACGCGCCCTGGCCGTGCAGATGGTATCTCAAGGCTATACCTACTTTCAGATTCGGGATGCTCTGCACGTCTCAGTCGGCTTCATCAGTAAATGGAAGCAAGCTTTTGAAGAGCATGGAGTTCTGGGATTGGCTCTTCAGTATCAAGGCTCCACGGGTTACCTCACACCCTCGCAACGCCAAGGGGTGAGGGATTGGCTCCAACAGAGGAACTACTGGAATCTGAGCGAACTCCAGCAGCACATTGAGCAGGAGTATGGGGCGGCCTTTGCCTCCAAGCAGAGCTATTACCAGTTGTTTGCAGAAGCGGGCATCAGTTGGAAGAAGACCCAGAAGCGCAATCCCAAAGCAGACCCAGAATTGGTAGAGAAAAAAACACGAAATCAGGGCTTGGCTGGAACGACATCGACAGGAGATTGTCCTGGGTCACTTAGTCGTCTTGTTCCAGGATGA
- a CDS encoding chlororespiratory reduction protein 7 produces MPDPLMYRQDHFVVLEANQPEQFLTAAELLSKLETVLGQRQDDLPRDLQKISSISAQAQYLLDTSCELDMGPDNFLQWYAVRLEKEK; encoded by the coding sequence ATGCCCGACCCCTTGATGTACAGGCAAGACCATTTTGTGGTTCTAGAAGCCAATCAACCAGAACAGTTTCTGACGGCGGCTGAACTGCTCAGCAAACTAGAGACCGTTTTGGGGCAACGGCAAGACGATCTGCCACGAGATTTGCAGAAAATTAGTTCTATCTCTGCCCAGGCCCAATATCTGCTGGATACTTCCTGTGAGCTAGATATGGGGCCTGATAATTTTTTGCAGTGGTACGCGGTTAGGTTAGAAAAAGAAAAATAG
- the crtH gene encoding carotenoid isomerase, with the protein MGSKLRSLVRGWNISHLFPVLFCNLAEFMPASNASPASLGQIAPGSSLSESTSGPTDFDTTEFDAIVIGSGIGGLVTATQLAAKGAQVLVLERYLIPGGSAGYFERSGYRFDVGASMIFGFGQQGTTNLLTRALKAVDMSLETIPDPVQIHYHLPDGLDLKVHRDYEKFLQELIAQFPHEREGIRQFYDECWKVFNCLNAMDLLSLEEPRYLTRVFFQHPFACLGLVKYLPQNVGDIARRYINDPALLRFIDMECYCWSVVPADKTPMINAGMVFSDRHYGGINYPKGGVGQIAQKLVEGLEKAGSRIQYKARVKQILMENNRAVGVELVSGQVYRAKRIVSNATRWDTFEHLLPTDKIPVAEKKWQQRYQKSPSFLSLHLGVKAEALPIGTECHHILLEDWERMEDSQSTIFVSIPTLLDPDLAPPGHHIIHTFTPSWLEEWQGLSPSAYEEKKEAAAETLIQRLEKIFPQLGQMLDYQEVGTPRTHRRFLGRQDGTYGPIPRRKLLGLLGMPFNRTAVPGLYCVGDSTFPGQGLNAVAFSGFACAHRIAVDLKL; encoded by the coding sequence TTGGGGTCTAAGTTGCGATCGCTAGTTCGTGGTTGGAATATTAGCCACCTGTTTCCAGTTTTGTTCTGCAATCTCGCTGAGTTCATGCCTGCTTCCAACGCTTCTCCCGCTTCTTTGGGTCAAATTGCTCCGGGTTCTTCTCTCTCTGAGTCAACCTCCGGGCCAACAGATTTTGATACGACAGAATTCGACGCGATCGTAATCGGCTCTGGCATTGGGGGTCTAGTTACGGCAACCCAATTGGCGGCCAAAGGAGCCCAAGTATTAGTTTTAGAGCGGTACCTGATTCCAGGGGGTAGTGCGGGATATTTTGAGCGGTCTGGGTATCGGTTTGATGTCGGAGCCTCAATGATCTTTGGGTTTGGACAGCAAGGCACTACAAATCTGCTCACGCGAGCCTTGAAAGCAGTAGACATGAGCTTAGAAACGATTCCCGATCCGGTGCAAATTCACTATCACCTGCCCGATGGCTTGGATCTAAAAGTTCATCGGGATTATGAGAAGTTTTTGCAAGAATTGATTGCTCAATTTCCCCATGAACGCGAGGGCATTCGGCAGTTCTACGATGAATGCTGGAAAGTGTTCAACTGTCTCAATGCGATGGACTTGCTGTCGTTGGAAGAGCCTCGCTATCTGACACGGGTGTTTTTCCAGCATCCCTTCGCTTGTTTAGGCTTGGTCAAGTATCTACCCCAAAACGTCGGAGACATTGCCCGCCGCTACATCAACGATCCAGCGCTGCTGAGATTTATCGATATGGAGTGCTACTGCTGGTCCGTGGTTCCAGCCGATAAAACTCCAATGATCAACGCAGGGATGGTATTTAGCGATCGCCACTATGGCGGCATCAACTACCCCAAAGGCGGCGTAGGACAAATCGCCCAAAAATTGGTAGAAGGCTTAGAGAAAGCGGGAAGTCGAATTCAGTACAAAGCTAGAGTCAAGCAGATCTTGATGGAGAATAACCGAGCAGTTGGGGTAGAACTCGTTTCTGGTCAGGTTTATCGAGCCAAGCGAATCGTTTCCAATGCCACCCGCTGGGATACTTTCGAGCATTTGCTACCAACCGATAAAATACCCGTTGCTGAGAAGAAGTGGCAACAACGCTATCAAAAATCTCCTAGTTTTCTTAGCTTGCATTTAGGCGTAAAAGCCGAAGCATTACCAATTGGTACGGAATGCCATCACATTCTGCTAGAAGACTGGGAGCGGATGGAGGATTCCCAAAGTACCATTTTCGTCTCGATTCCAACTTTGCTCGATCCTGACTTAGCGCCCCCAGGTCATCACATTATTCATACCTTCACTCCCAGTTGGCTAGAGGAATGGCAGGGGTTATCTCCCAGCGCCTACGAAGAAAAGAAAGAAGCAGCCGCAGAAACTCTTATACAACGACTAGAGAAGATTTTTCCACAATTAGGTCAAATGCTGGACTACCAAGAAGTAGGCACCCCTCGAACTCACCGTCGCTTCTTGGGGCGGCAAGACGGCACCTATGGCCCCATCCCTCGTCGCAAATTGTTGGGCCTGCTGGGTATGCCCTTCAATCGCACAGCGGTGCCAGGTCTTTACTGCGTAGGAGACAGCACTTTTCCAGGCCAAGGCCTCAATGCGGTTGCTTTCTCTGGCTTTGCCTGTGCCCACCGCATCGCTGTTGATTTGAAGCTCTAA
- a CDS encoding response regulator transcription factor — protein MLSCMRSALRVLVVDDHELTRLSLKLALQNQSNIELVGLASNGQEAVELVKRQHPDVIIIDLQMPVLDGLSASTQIKSFAPNIRIIAYSSVDDPQTEVMIQTANIDAFCKKDVATNELVALVKELGQAAKNASA, from the coding sequence ATGTTATCTTGTATGCGCTCTGCCCTCCGTGTTCTTGTTGTCGATGATCATGAGTTGACTCGACTCAGCCTCAAGCTTGCCCTACAGAATCAATCCAATATTGAACTAGTGGGTCTAGCAAGTAATGGTCAGGAAGCAGTCGAGCTAGTTAAGCGTCAGCATCCTGATGTGATCATTATTGATTTACAGATGCCAGTTTTGGATGGTTTAAGCGCATCCACCCAGATTAAAAGCTTCGCCCCTAATATCCGAATCATTGCTTACTCCTCTGTAGACGATCCTCAAACAGAGGTAATGATTCAGACGGCAAATATTGATGCTTTTTGTAAGAAAGACGTGGCGACCAACGAGCTTGTGGCTTTAGTCAAAGAGCTAGGGCAAGCTGCCAAAAACGCTAGTGCTTAA
- the ppk1 gene encoding polyphosphate kinase 1 — MPKTKKTIAEPSLIDSQYYFSREMSWLEFNNRVLHEAFDPRTPLIERCKFMAIFSSNLDEYFMVRVSALKQQVEAKVSQLTSDGRKPQEQLDAICDRLRPMVIKQHRHFEQALRPQLANQGIYLLDYMDLSQEQRLYLQRYFEEQIFPVLTPLAVDPSHPFPYISNLSLNLAVVIQDPETEEEFFARVKVPKVLPRFLQLPENLQLQHKGQGGVWTGVPLEQVVAHNLESLFPGMNIQEYYPFRITRNADLELEEDEADDLMLAIEQELRKRRFGGSVVRLEIQSSTPPAVREMLIQEMSLEESDVYEVEGMLGLSDLMSFLALPRPDLKDAPWSPTVPARLRRLSQPGSDRNGAEGEDGEDFFSLIRKQDLMVHHPYQSFSGTVQRFITHAAHDPDVLAIKMTLYRTSGDSPILNALIAAAENGKQVAVLVELKARFDEENNINWARKLEKVGVHVVYGLVGLKTHTKITLVVRREENRIRRYVHIGTGNYNPKTARIYTDIGLLSCRDELGADLTDLFNYLTGYSRQHSYRKLIVAPVNLRDRMLSLIYREIENCKNGLPSRIVAKMNALVDKRIIVALYEASQAGVQIDLIIRGICCLRPGIKGISDNIRVVSIVGRFLEHSRIFYFHNGGEDEVFIGSADWMPRNLDRRVEAVVPIEDADLKKDLQEILGTMLSDNRQAWELQPNGRYLQRRPAAECPELSSQKILMEMATSSTI, encoded by the coding sequence ATGCCGAAAACTAAAAAGACCATTGCTGAGCCAAGCCTAATTGACTCCCAGTACTATTTCAGTCGCGAGATGAGCTGGCTGGAGTTTAATAACCGAGTCTTGCATGAAGCCTTTGACCCCCGCACTCCTCTGATTGAGCGCTGCAAGTTTATGGCTATTTTTAGCTCAAACTTGGATGAGTATTTTATGGTGCGGGTGTCGGCGCTGAAGCAGCAAGTAGAAGCGAAGGTCAGCCAGCTCACTTCAGATGGCCGTAAGCCCCAAGAGCAATTGGATGCCATCTGCGATCGCCTGCGGCCTATGGTAATCAAGCAGCATCGGCATTTTGAGCAAGCCCTACGCCCTCAACTTGCTAACCAAGGCATTTATCTGCTCGACTACATGGACTTAAGCCAAGAGCAGCGGCTTTATTTGCAGCGCTACTTTGAAGAGCAGATCTTTCCGGTTCTCACGCCTCTGGCCGTCGATCCTAGCCATCCCTTCCCCTACATTTCCAATCTCAGCCTCAACTTGGCAGTGGTGATTCAAGATCCAGAGACGGAGGAGGAATTCTTCGCCCGCGTCAAAGTTCCTAAAGTGCTGCCCCGCTTCTTGCAGCTACCAGAAAACTTACAGCTACAGCATAAGGGCCAAGGCGGAGTTTGGACGGGGGTGCCGCTAGAACAAGTAGTGGCTCATAACCTGGAGTCTTTGTTTCCAGGCATGAACATTCAAGAGTACTACCCTTTCCGGATTACCCGTAATGCAGACCTCGAACTAGAAGAAGATGAAGCCGATGATTTGATGCTGGCGATCGAGCAGGAATTACGGAAGCGGCGCTTTGGTGGTTCAGTGGTGCGTTTGGAGATTCAATCGTCTACCCCACCCGCAGTACGGGAAATGTTGATTCAAGAGATGTCGCTAGAAGAAAGTGATGTCTATGAAGTGGAAGGCATGTTAGGGCTGAGCGATCTGATGTCCTTTTTAGCTTTGCCACGGCCAGATCTCAAAGATGCGCCTTGGTCGCCCACTGTCCCTGCCCGGTTACGGCGGCTCAGTCAGCCTGGAAGCGATCGCAATGGCGCAGAAGGAGAAGATGGCGAAGACTTCTTCAGCCTGATTCGGAAGCAAGACTTGATGGTACATCACCCGTACCAATCGTTTTCGGGGACAGTACAACGCTTCATTACCCATGCTGCCCATGATCCAGATGTGCTAGCGATCAAAATGACGCTGTATCGCACCTCTGGAGATTCGCCTATCCTCAACGCCCTGATTGCCGCTGCCGAGAATGGCAAACAAGTCGCCGTCTTAGTGGAACTGAAGGCTCGCTTTGATGAAGAAAACAACATCAACTGGGCGCGTAAGCTGGAAAAAGTGGGTGTACATGTCGTCTATGGCCTAGTAGGGCTGAAAACCCATACTAAAATTACTCTAGTCGTGCGACGCGAAGAGAACCGCATTCGTCGCTACGTCCACATTGGCACCGGAAACTACAATCCCAAAACAGCGCGGATTTACACCGATATTGGTTTGTTGAGCTGTCGCGATGAGTTAGGGGCAGATTTAACCGATTTGTTCAATTACTTAACGGGCTATTCCCGCCAGCACTCCTATCGCAAGTTGATAGTCGCTCCCGTAAACTTGCGCGATCGCATGTTGAGCCTGATCTACCGGGAGATAGAAAACTGCAAAAATGGCCTTCCCAGCCGCATTGTCGCCAAGATGAATGCTTTGGTAGATAAGCGAATTATCGTCGCTTTATACGAAGCCTCTCAAGCAGGAGTCCAGATTGACTTAATTATCCGAGGGATTTGTTGTCTTCGTCCTGGTATTAAAGGCATCAGCGACAATATTCGTGTAGTCAGTATTGTGGGCCGTTTTCTGGAGCACTCCCGCATCTTCTACTTCCACAACGGAGGCGAGGATGAAGTGTTTATTGGTAGCGCGGATTGGATGCCACGCAACTTAGACCGTCGAGTAGAAGCCGTTGTCCCCATCGAAGACGCAGACCTGAAAAAAGATTTACAAGAAATTTTGGGAACCATGCTCTCCGACAATCGCCAAGCCTGGGAACTACAGCCGAATGGTCGCTACCTTCAACGTCGTCCTGCTGCCGAGTGCCCAGAGCTTAGTTCGCAGAAAATCCTTATGGAAATGGCAACAAGCTCAACAATTTAA
- a CDS encoding DUF2854 domain-containing protein yields MLRQTSLGTLGLTVGGALTLVGFVAYFSSNATLNLVGFFYGIPLLLGGLALIASELKPVPFTQPTPPEIVELREQQATTTQNQIRKDVTRYRYGQSAHLDTSLSHLGLSPTNEERPELIGVRESKINDAYALILEFNSPLIPLETWQQKQAKIESFFGPGIRVELTQPAERQIEVALITASVAATPVTS; encoded by the coding sequence ATGTTACGTCAAACTTCTCTAGGAACGCTGGGATTGACAGTGGGTGGGGCTCTAACCCTGGTTGGTTTTGTAGCCTACTTCTCTAGCAATGCCACCTTAAATCTTGTAGGGTTCTTTTATGGCATTCCGCTACTTCTAGGAGGGTTGGCGCTGATAGCTTCAGAACTCAAGCCAGTTCCGTTTACACAACCCACACCCCCAGAGATAGTGGAGCTGCGAGAGCAACAAGCGACTACAACCCAAAATCAAATCCGTAAAGATGTGACTCGCTATCGGTACGGGCAATCGGCTCACTTGGACACTTCTCTGAGCCACTTGGGTCTTAGCCCTACTAATGAGGAACGACCAGAGCTAATTGGGGTGCGTGAGAGCAAAATTAATGATGCTTATGCCTTAATTTTGGAGTTCAATTCGCCGCTGATTCCTCTAGAAACTTGGCAACAGAAGCAAGCCAAAATAGAAAGCTTTTTTGGTCCTGGCATTCGTGTAGAACTTACCCAGCCCGCAGAGCGACAGATTGAAGTGGCTCTGATTACGGCTTCTGTCGCTGCAACGCCTGTGACCAGCTAA
- the upp gene encoding uracil phosphoribosyltransferase — MALQLRVYVPPHPLIKHWLAVARDVSTPSALFRSAMTELGRWLTYEAIRDWLPTVETTVETPLSPCAATFVNPEVPIVVVPILRAGLALLDGAQALLPLASIYHLGFVRDETTLEASCYLNKLPEVFPPETHVLISEPMLATGGTIMSTMAELTRRGVDPAFTRIISVVTAPTALQKLSTTYPSLTIYAAAIDEGVNSQGFIVPGLGDAGDRTFGT, encoded by the coding sequence ATGGCTTTGCAACTGCGAGTTTACGTTCCACCTCACCCTTTAATTAAGCATTGGCTAGCCGTAGCCCGTGATGTGTCTACCCCATCCGCTCTGTTCCGTAGCGCTATGACAGAGCTAGGGCGCTGGCTAACCTACGAAGCGATTCGGGACTGGTTACCTACGGTTGAAACCACGGTCGAAACTCCTCTAAGTCCTTGTGCCGCCACCTTTGTAAATCCAGAAGTGCCAATTGTGGTGGTGCCAATTTTGCGGGCAGGTCTAGCCCTATTAGATGGGGCACAAGCATTGTTGCCCTTAGCCTCGATTTATCACTTAGGCTTTGTGCGAGATGAAACCACGCTAGAAGCTAGTTGCTATCTCAACAAGTTGCCAGAAGTGTTTCCGCCTGAAACTCACGTCTTAATCAGTGAACCCATGTTGGCGACAGGAGGCACAATTATGTCAACAATGGCCGAGCTGACTCGCAGAGGCGTTGATCCAGCTTTCACCCGGATTATTTCTGTAGTGACGGCTCCTACAGCGCTGCAAAAGCTCAGCACCACCTATCCCAGCTTAACGATCTATGCAGCCGCGATTGATGAAGGGGTTAATAGCCAGGGCTTCATTGTGCCAGGACTGGGAGATGCAGGCGATCGCACCTTTGGCACCTAG
- a CDS encoding YegS/Rv2252/BmrU family lipid kinase, producing MIRSACLIFNPIAGQSDPEQDLAQIRALLEPEMDLEILSTTKTVDADQLAYNAVQRGVEALIASGGDGTLSATAAALVGTDIPLGVISRGTANAFANALGIPDSIESACATILAGATKKVDAAYCNGKPMLLLAGIGFEAETVEQADRASKNRLGMLAYILAGVKQLGHLPSFEAEIETDEHIIQVSASAITIANAAPPTSILAQGPAGVIFDDGLLDLTVVAPRNVAGAIAASYHLLQSALTGNATERDDIGYLRAKRLKVSTEPPQKVVLDGELIGTTPIEVECVSQGLTIFAPANTEAPLEEKLEGLPNLVVVFKPQAEPQHDE from the coding sequence ATGATTCGCTCTGCTTGTCTCATTTTCAATCCCATTGCTGGTCAAAGTGATCCAGAGCAAGACTTAGCTCAGATCCGGGCTTTACTGGAGCCAGAGATGGACTTAGAGATCCTCTCAACGACCAAAACCGTCGATGCGGATCAACTGGCCTACAACGCAGTGCAACGAGGAGTTGAAGCCCTGATTGCCTCTGGAGGTGATGGTACGTTGTCGGCAACCGCAGCCGCTCTGGTGGGCACTGATATTCCTCTAGGTGTGATTTCACGTGGCACCGCCAACGCTTTTGCCAATGCCCTTGGCATTCCTGACAGTATTGAATCTGCTTGCGCCACTATCTTGGCAGGAGCAACCAAAAAGGTGGATGCGGCTTACTGTAACGGCAAACCCATGCTCTTGCTAGCCGGGATTGGCTTTGAAGCTGAGACGGTTGAACAAGCAGACCGAGCTTCTAAAAATCGCTTGGGCATGCTGGCCTATATCCTGGCAGGAGTCAAACAACTGGGGCATCTGCCCTCGTTTGAGGCAGAAATTGAAACTGATGAACACATCATTCAAGTCTCAGCCTCAGCCATTACGATCGCCAATGCTGCTCCACCAACCTCGATCTTGGCTCAGGGGCCAGCAGGGGTGATTTTTGATGATGGTCTGCTCGATTTAACGGTAGTGGCTCCACGTAACGTGGCAGGGGCGATCGCCGCTTCCTATCACCTGCTCCAGTCAGCTTTGACGGGCAACGCCACAGAACGAGACGACATTGGCTATCTGCGGGCAAAACGCCTCAAAGTGTCAACTGAGCCACCCCAGAAGGTGGTTTTAGATGGGGAACTAATTGGCACAACTCCCATCGAAGTAGAGTGTGTGTCTCAAGGGCTAACCATCTTCGCGCCTGCTAACACGGAAGCGCCTCTAGAAGAAAAGTTGGAAGGTTTGCCCAACCTAGTGGTGGTTTTTAAGCCTCAAGCTGAGCCGCAGCATGATGAGTAA
- a CDS encoding shikimate dehydrogenase has translation MKLITGTTRLLGVIGAPIKHSLSPVMHNAAIASLGLDYVYVPLPVAPSDLATAIAGFAAIDLRGFSITIPHKQAIIPLLNHVSDVAQAIGAVNTVWRTEQGWSGTNTDVIGFLAPLKTYDRDWSQTTAVILGNGGAARAVVAGCAQLGCTAVKVVGRDRQKLAAFQQSWVDSPIPVELSIHTWEELPSLLPDAGLIVNSTPIGMHPNDEASPLEDAIATQIAAGAIAYDLIYTPSPTRFLRQAQQQGAIAINGLEMLVQQGAAALEIWVGQTAPVEVMRQALRDYLGL, from the coding sequence ATGAAGTTGATTACAGGTACAACTAGACTTTTGGGTGTGATTGGAGCCCCGATCAAGCATTCTCTCTCACCCGTGATGCACAATGCCGCGATCGCCTCACTAGGGCTGGATTACGTTTATGTGCCTCTGCCCGTAGCGCCATCCGATTTAGCCACCGCGATCGCTGGATTTGCTGCCATTGACCTACGCGGATTTAGCATCACGATTCCCCACAAGCAAGCCATCATTCCTCTGTTAAATCACGTGTCGGACGTGGCTCAGGCGATTGGGGCTGTAAACACGGTTTGGCGCACGGAGCAGGGTTGGAGTGGCACCAATACAGATGTGATTGGTTTTCTCGCCCCCCTCAAAACCTACGATCGCGATTGGAGCCAAACGACAGCGGTAATTTTAGGCAATGGTGGAGCGGCGCGGGCAGTTGTGGCGGGCTGTGCTCAGTTGGGTTGTACGGCGGTGAAAGTAGTAGGGCGCGATCGCCAAAAGTTAGCGGCGTTTCAACAAAGCTGGGTTGATTCACCGATTCCGGTGGAGCTTTCGATTCACACCTGGGAGGAGTTGCCGAGTCTGCTGCCTGACGCGGGTTTGATTGTGAACAGTACACCGATCGGGATGCACCCCAATGATGAAGCGTCACCGTTAGAAGATGCGATCGCAACTCAAATTGCGGCAGGAGCGATCGCTTATGACTTGATCTATACGCCGAGTCCTACGCGGTTTTTACGGCAGGCTCAACAGCAAGGAGCGATCGCGATCAATGGATTGGAGATGTTGGTGCAGCAAGGAGCAGCGGCGCTAGAGATTTGGGTGGGGCAGACGGCTCCGGTGGAGGTGATGCGGCAGGCTTTGCGGGATTATCTGGGCTTGTAG
- a CDS encoding MarC family protein, whose translation MQQLLAEVTATFLALLPIANPIGAVPLFYSLTALDSKAYRQAQARKTSLNVICVLVIFFLAGRLILEFFDLSLGVLRIAGGLLIAHTAWEMVTVRPRLTPPEREEVAEKEDISFTPMAVPMLSGPGAIGVVMGLSARSSHLMDHLGALIGILLLGGMIYFCLSVGDRVMARLGKSGVGAFNRVLGFFILAIAVQFIAEGTIALLKDSIPELFN comes from the coding sequence ATGCAGCAACTTCTAGCTGAAGTCACCGCTACCTTTCTGGCCCTACTCCCCATTGCCAACCCCATTGGGGCTGTTCCTTTGTTCTATAGCTTAACGGCTTTAGATTCCAAAGCTTATCGTCAGGCGCAGGCTCGAAAAACCTCGTTGAATGTGATCTGCGTCTTGGTTATCTTTTTTCTAGCTGGGAGGCTGATTTTAGAATTTTTTGATCTTTCCTTAGGAGTCTTACGAATTGCTGGGGGCTTGCTAATCGCGCACACGGCTTGGGAAATGGTGACTGTGCGACCCAGGCTCACTCCCCCAGAACGAGAAGAAGTAGCGGAAAAAGAAGATATTTCCTTTACGCCAATGGCTGTACCGATGTTGAGCGGTCCGGGTGCGATTGGGGTAGTGATGGGTTTGTCAGCGAGATCAAGCCATTTGATGGATCACTTAGGCGCTCTGATCGGGATTTTGCTGCTAGGTGGCATGATCTATTTCTGCCTTTCTGTGGGCGATCGCGTCATGGCCCGTCTAGGTAAAAGTGGCGTGGGCGCTTTTAACCGGGTTTTGGGATTTTTTATTTTGGCGATCGCGGTGCAGTTTATTGCCGAAGGCACGATTGCCCTTCTTAAAGATTCGATTCCGGAGCTATTCAATTAG